In Perca fluviatilis chromosome 3, GENO_Pfluv_1.0, whole genome shotgun sequence, the following proteins share a genomic window:
- the onecut1 gene encoding hepatocyte nuclear factor 6 isoform X1, with protein MNAQLSMENIGDMHGVSHESVAGHGELLSGHSPHARPSPRGLSHRAMGMATLLDSGDYHHGHHGHLHPAISMCEAPPGMSASSTYTTLTPLQPLPPISTVSDKFPPHHHHHHHHHPHHPHHHPHQRIPGNVSGSFTLMREDRSLAPMNSLYPAYHHKDPCMGQSLSPLSGSGLASIHTSQAGIPPYAHPGAAMPGEKMLTPSGFEAHHPAMLGRHTEQHMSSSAGMVQINGLHHHPHAHLGAQGHGQGLGNSREQASGPGQQGGEGGVSGGQMEEVNTKEVAQRITTELKRYSIPQAIFAQRVLCRSQGTLSDLLRNPKPWSKLKSGRETFRRMWKWLQEPEFQRMSALRLAGERSLACKRKEQDHGRSERGSVSKKPRLVFTDVQRRTLHAIFKENKRPSKELQITIAQQLGLELATVSNFFMNARRRSLDKWVDDGSGHPANSGPNACTKA; from the exons ATGAACGCACAGCTGTCGATGGAGAATATTGGCGACATGCACGGAGTGAGCCATGAGTCCGTGGCCGGTCACGGGGAGCTGCTGAGTGGCCACAGTCCGCATGCCCGTCCGAGCCCCCGGGGTCTAAGCCACCGCGCTATGGGCATGGCAACCCTCCTGGACAGCGGAGACTATCACCACGGACACCACGGACACCTGCATCCAGCCATCAGCATGTGTGAAGCCCCCCCAGGCATGAGTGCAAGCAGCACTTACACCACCCTAACCCCCCTGCAGCCCTTACCCCCCATCTCCACCGTGTCCGACAAGTTTCCTCcccatcatcaccaccaccaccaccaccatccccATCATCCTCACCATCATCCCCACCAGAGGATCCCCGGAAATGTCAGCGGCAGCTTCACGTTAATGCGAGAGGACCGGAGTCTGGCGCCTATGAACAGTCTGTATCCCGCATATCATCACAAAGATCCCTGCATGGGCCAGAGCCTCTCCCCGTTGTCTGGTTCCGGTCTGGCCAGCATACACACGTCCCAGGCCGGCATCCCTCCCTACGCTCACCCCGGTGCCGCCATGCCTGGTGAGAAGATGCTCACCCCCAGCGGGTTTGAGGCTCACCACCCGGCCATGCTCGGTAGACACACGGAGCAGCACATGAGCTCCTCAGCGGGCATGGTACAAATCAACGGCCTCCACCACCACCCGCACGCACACCTTGGCGCGCAGGGGCACGGCCAGGGGCTAGGGAACAGCCGGGAGCAGGCCTCCGGGCCCGGGCAGCAAGGGGGAGAGGGTGGTGTTTCTGGGGGCCAGATGGAGGAGGTGAATACCAAAGAGGTGGCGCAAAGGATCACCACGGAGCTGAAGCGCTACAGCATCCCTCAGGCCATCTTTGCCCAGCGGGTCCTGTGCAGGTCCCAGGGGACCCTGTCCGACCTGCTGAGAAACCCCAAACCCTGGTCCAAGCTCAAATCCGGTAGAGAGACCTTCCGCCGCATGTGGAAATGGCTGCAGGAGCCTGAGTTCCAACGCATGAGTGCGCTCAGGCTCGCAGGTGAGCGAAGCCTCG CATGTAAGCGCAAGGAACAGGACCACGGCAGAAGCGAGCGGGGGAGTGTGTCTAAGAAGCCCCGGCTGGTGTTCACAGATGTGCAGCGGCGGACGCTCCACGCCATCTTCAAGGAGAACAAGCGTCCATCCAAAGAGCTACAGATCACCATCGCCCAGCAGCTGGGCCTCGAGCTGGCCACGGTCAGCAACTTCTTTATGAACGCACGTCGCCGGAGCCTAGATAAGTGGGTGGACGATGGCTCCGGTCACCCAGCCAACTCTGGCCCCAACGCCTGCACCAAAGCCTGA
- the onecut1 gene encoding hepatocyte nuclear factor 6 isoform X2 codes for MNAQLSMENIGDMHGVSHESVAGHGELLSGHSPHARPSPRGLSHRAMGMATLLDSGDYHHGHHGHLHPAISMCEAPPGMSASSTYTTLTPLQPLPPISTVSDKFPPHHHHHHHHHPHHPHHHPHQRIPGNVSGSFTLMREDRSLAPMNSLYPAYHHKDPCMGQSLSPLSGSGLASIHTSQAGIPPYAHPGAAMPGEKMLTPSGFEAHHPAMLGRHTEQHMSSSAGMVQINGLHHHPHAHLGAQGHGQGLGNSREQASGPGQQGGEGGVSGGQMEEVNTKEVAQRITTELKRYSIPQAIFAQRVLCRSQGTLSDLLRNPKPWSKLKSGRETFRRMWKWLQEPEFQRMSALRLAACKRKEQDHGRSERGSVSKKPRLVFTDVQRRTLHAIFKENKRPSKELQITIAQQLGLELATVSNFFMNARRRSLDKWVDDGSGHPANSGPNACTKA; via the exons ATGAACGCACAGCTGTCGATGGAGAATATTGGCGACATGCACGGAGTGAGCCATGAGTCCGTGGCCGGTCACGGGGAGCTGCTGAGTGGCCACAGTCCGCATGCCCGTCCGAGCCCCCGGGGTCTAAGCCACCGCGCTATGGGCATGGCAACCCTCCTGGACAGCGGAGACTATCACCACGGACACCACGGACACCTGCATCCAGCCATCAGCATGTGTGAAGCCCCCCCAGGCATGAGTGCAAGCAGCACTTACACCACCCTAACCCCCCTGCAGCCCTTACCCCCCATCTCCACCGTGTCCGACAAGTTTCCTCcccatcatcaccaccaccaccaccaccatccccATCATCCTCACCATCATCCCCACCAGAGGATCCCCGGAAATGTCAGCGGCAGCTTCACGTTAATGCGAGAGGACCGGAGTCTGGCGCCTATGAACAGTCTGTATCCCGCATATCATCACAAAGATCCCTGCATGGGCCAGAGCCTCTCCCCGTTGTCTGGTTCCGGTCTGGCCAGCATACACACGTCCCAGGCCGGCATCCCTCCCTACGCTCACCCCGGTGCCGCCATGCCTGGTGAGAAGATGCTCACCCCCAGCGGGTTTGAGGCTCACCACCCGGCCATGCTCGGTAGACACACGGAGCAGCACATGAGCTCCTCAGCGGGCATGGTACAAATCAACGGCCTCCACCACCACCCGCACGCACACCTTGGCGCGCAGGGGCACGGCCAGGGGCTAGGGAACAGCCGGGAGCAGGCCTCCGGGCCCGGGCAGCAAGGGGGAGAGGGTGGTGTTTCTGGGGGCCAGATGGAGGAGGTGAATACCAAAGAGGTGGCGCAAAGGATCACCACGGAGCTGAAGCGCTACAGCATCCCTCAGGCCATCTTTGCCCAGCGGGTCCTGTGCAGGTCCCAGGGGACCCTGTCCGACCTGCTGAGAAACCCCAAACCCTGGTCCAAGCTCAAATCCGGTAGAGAGACCTTCCGCCGCATGTGGAAATGGCTGCAGGAGCCTGAGTTCCAACGCATGAGTGCGCTCAGGCTCGCAG CATGTAAGCGCAAGGAACAGGACCACGGCAGAAGCGAGCGGGGGAGTGTGTCTAAGAAGCCCCGGCTGGTGTTCACAGATGTGCAGCGGCGGACGCTCCACGCCATCTTCAAGGAGAACAAGCGTCCATCCAAAGAGCTACAGATCACCATCGCCCAGCAGCTGGGCCTCGAGCTGGCCACGGTCAGCAACTTCTTTATGAACGCACGTCGCCGGAGCCTAGATAAGTGGGTGGACGATGGCTCCGGTCACCCAGCCAACTCTGGCCCCAACGCCTGCACCAAAGCCTGA